The Armatimonadota bacterium genome window below encodes:
- a CDS encoding DUF1343 domain-containing protein, translated as MIFASATVLLAASVVAPPVESGLDVLRNNGFVELKGKNIGLITNPTGVDRTLKSNIDLMVGAGVKLVALYGPEHGVRGSVPAGVYVENGRDPKTGVPEFSLYGKTRKPTAEMLRGVDALVFDIQDIGSRSYTYISTLGVCMEAAAENNLPLYVLDRPNPIGGDRVEGNITEDGYKSFVSAYPLPYCHGLTIGEFARMANGEGWLRGKKCDLKVIPMKGWRRSMNWAETGLPWVLTSPHVPRSDSSAYYAATGIFGELDSVSIGVGYTLPFELAGAPGIGAEALASEMNRRGLAGVTFRPMTWTPFYAAFKGQSCGGVNIFFTDERKVELSRINFELMDAVRKLKPGFDFFQASTASMFDKVCGTGSVRAMFNSGQSASAIWQKWNAGAAGFRAKRAKYLLY; from the coding sequence ATGATCTTTGCCTCTGCTACGGTTCTACTGGCCGCTTCTGTGGTTGCTCCTCCGGTCGAATCAGGATTGGATGTCCTTAGGAACAACGGATTTGTTGAGCTTAAAGGAAAGAATATTGGACTCATCACGAATCCGACGGGGGTGGATCGGACGCTCAAGTCGAACATTGATCTGATGGTAGGGGCCGGAGTGAAGTTGGTGGCTCTGTACGGACCCGAGCACGGGGTTCGGGGTTCGGTGCCAGCCGGGGTTTATGTTGAGAACGGGCGCGATCCAAAGACTGGGGTGCCGGAGTTTTCGTTGTACGGCAAGACTCGCAAGCCGACGGCGGAGATGCTCCGAGGGGTCGACGCGTTGGTCTTTGACATCCAAGATATTGGGTCGCGAAGCTATACCTACATCAGCACTCTGGGAGTCTGCATGGAGGCGGCGGCGGAGAATAATCTGCCGCTTTACGTCCTAGATCGTCCGAACCCGATCGGTGGTGATCGCGTGGAAGGGAACATCACGGAGGATGGCTATAAGTCGTTTGTTTCGGCTTATCCTCTGCCCTATTGCCATGGTCTGACCATCGGCGAATTCGCCCGAATGGCGAATGGTGAGGGGTGGTTAAGGGGCAAGAAGTGCGATCTGAAGGTGATTCCGATGAAAGGGTGGCGACGGTCGATGAACTGGGCGGAGACTGGTCTGCCTTGGGTGCTGACTTCTCCGCACGTGCCACGGTCTGATTCGTCTGCCTACTACGCGGCGACGGGGATTTTTGGCGAGCTTGACTCGGTATCGATTGGGGTTGGTTACACTCTGCCATTCGAACTCGCTGGAGCGCCGGGGATTGGGGCCGAGGCCTTGGCGAGCGAGATGAACCGACGGGGGTTGGCAGGCGTGACATTTCGGCCGATGACTTGGACTCCGTTCTATGCGGCGTTCAAGGGGCAGTCTTGCGGCGGGGTGAACATCTTCTTCACCGACGAGCGAAAAGTAGAACTTTCACGAATCAACTTTGAACTGATGGATGCCGTTCGGAAGCTCAAACCAGGGTTTGATTTCTTCCAGGCGTCAACGGCGAGTATGTTTGATAAGGTATGCGGAACGGGGTCGGTTCGGGCGATGTTCAACTCGGGGCAATCAGCCTCGGCGATTTGGCAGAAGTGGAACGCGGGGGCGGCTGGGTTCCGGGCGAAGCGGGCGAAGTATTTGCTTTATTAG